The genomic segment GGTATTATCTCAAACCTTATCTGGTCTCCAGGGATAACAGGCTTTCTAAATCTAACATTATCCAGCCCAGCAAGATATACTAGCTTTCCCCTATTTTCTTCTTCTGACAAGAGCAAAACACCGGCTGTTTGAGCCATTGCCTCAATAATGAGAACACCTGGCATAACAGGGTTTCCTGGGAAATGTCCCTGAAAAAATTCCTCATTCATTGTTACATTTTTTATCCCAACAACCCTTTTCGCTTGCTCTATCTCAAGGATTCTATCCACAAGAAGAAATGGATACCTATGTGGAATTATCTCAAGGATTTCTTTTATATCCATCCCTCCTTCCCCTATCACTATGACCTCTTTATTTTTCATCATCTCATCTATCCTCCTTGCTAATTTTATATTTAGCGAATGTCCTGAACAATTGGCAATAATATGACCCTTTAATGGAATGCCCAAAAGGGAAATATCGCCAATTAAATCAAGGATTTTATGCCGAACAAATTCATCTTCATACCTTAATGGCTTGTTAATGATTTCATTATCGGAAACAACAATTGCATTTTCAAGAGAGCCACCCTTTATAAGACCTGCTTTGCGAAGGTTATCAACCTCCTCCAAGAAACCAAATGTTCTTGCTGGTGCTATATCATTTACAAAAGAATCTTTATCTATGTCAATCTCTAATGACTGTTCCTTTACAATAGGATGGTCAAAGGAAATTGTATACGATACCTTAAACCCATCATAGGGAAGGATAGAGATAAACCTTCCATCCTCCTTTATTTCAACAGGACCTGCAAAAGAGAGGCATTTTACCCTTGCAGATTGTTTTTTTATACCTGCAGACTTTATAAGCTCAACAAATGGAAGACAGCTTCCATCCATAATGGGTATTTCAGAGCCTGTAAGCTCTATAAATAGGTTTGTAATGGAAAATGAAGATAGGGAGGCAAGAAGATGCTCTATTGTCCTAATCTCTACCCCATCTTTTTTTAAGGAAATCTCCCTATACGATGATGAGATAAACATAAGCTTTGCAGGGATTCTTACATTGTCCATTATAAAAACAATGCCTGTATCAGGAGGGGCTGGTTTAAGAAAAGCTGTAATATCCTTTCCTGTATGTAGACCTATACCAGAAATGGATACCTCTCTATTTATGGTATTCTGTGTTAAATTATTCATCCTTTTATTTTTAATCAATCTTTATTGAAAAAAGGTTATGACCACTAAGCCAAGATGGATATGCTCTTTATCGTAAAAATAAGGTCTCACGCTCTAAAATAGAAATAGCTTTCTGGATACGAGAAACTTCTTCGCCTTCAAAATAGGCTTCTCCACATTGAGTACACACCCATGCTGGCAGAGCATCCCAGAGGATGTGATAACCTTGACGATTCACATCAAAGGGTGCTGTCAATTTGACCATCTTACCCTTACAATACATACATTCCATATCTATAACCTCCGTTTAAAATCAGAAGACCATTTGGTTGGGTCAGGAATATAAGCTGTTATTATTGCCAAATATTCTACCTTTGGAGAACAAACTATATGAATGGGACGAGCCGGTGGCTCATAGCAACATATCAAACAGCTATGTCCGCGTGGGTCTTCTGGATAATCCTCTATCACTTCACCCTCAAAGATTGCTTTTTCTATCTCCTCTTTTGAGATCATACGCTCAGGTCGTAACATTTATCTAATGGCATGAGGTAAATACAAAATCCGTTTTAATGCTGATTTCCTCGCCTCTTCAAAAATGTAATTTGACATTTACAAAAATTATAACTTAAGTTTTACTATAAAACAATGATTTTTCTTAAGAAGACATCAAAAATCATAAATTCTTTATTCCACCCACACATTTTCTCCTCCCACAACCTCAGCTAAATTTGCAAACATCCCCTCATCAAGCTTAATCTTTTCTCCTGCCAATAAAACCCTCTCTCCTTTATTTTTTCCAAAATGAAGATAAAATGGGCAATTACCAGAAAAGGAGGAGGTAATTTCTTTAATTTTATAGAGAATATCTTCACAAAGATTGCTTAAGCGAAGGTGTATTGTCGGCTTTCTTTCATCAAAGGATAAGACCTTATCTGCTATAACCTTTGGTTCTGTCTTTTTATCCACCCTTCCCTCCACAATAACAATTGTATCTTTTACAACCTTATTTTCAGAAATTTTGTAAGCTTCGGGAAACAAAACAACCTCAATTCCTCCTGTTAGGTCTTCTATCTCCATAAATGCCATTGCATCTCCTTTTTTTGTTTTTGCCTTCTTTACTTTCCGTATCATTCCAGCTATTGAGACAAAACAACCATCATCCTTATCAAAGAGGGAGGTTATGCTTCCATATCCTAAAAGCCTATTTTTATACCTTTCCAAAGGATGACCTGAGATATAAACGCCTGTTAGCTCCTTTTCAAGAGCCAGCTTTTGCATTTCATCCCATTCGGGAACATCTACAGGTTTTACTTCTTCTTCAAAAAGAGAAATTTGGTTTGTTTTTTTCCCATTTGTTTCAATAACCTTATCTAAAGCAAGAATAAGGCTTGCTCGCTTACCAAGACAATCAAATGCACCTGCCTTTATCAGGCTTTCAAGAACCCTCTTATTTACAAGCCTTGTATCAACCCTATTACAAAAATCAGAGAGGGAGGAAAATGACTCTTTCTTTCTTGCATTTACAATTGATAAAGCAGCCAATTCTCCTACATGCTTTATTGCTGTAAGGGAAAACCTTATATTTCCATCTTCAATAGCAAAATATGGATATGAACTATTTATATCAGGTGGAAGAATGGCAATCCCCATCCTTCTACACTCATTGATATAGGAAGCTACCTTATCCTGATTACTAAATTCATTTGTAATCAGAGAGGACATAAACTCCAAAGGATAATTCGCCTTAAGATAGGAGGTTTGGTATGCAATCAAAGCATACGCTGCAGAATGTGATTTATTAAA from the bacterium genome contains:
- the lpxC gene encoding UDP-3-O-acyl-N-acetylglucosamine deacetylase produces the protein MNNLTQNTINREVSISGIGLHTGKDITAFLKPAPPDTGIVFIMDNVRIPAKLMFISSSYREISLKKDGVEIRTIEHLLASLSSFSITNLFIELTGSEIPIMDGSCLPFVELIKSAGIKKQSARVKCLSFAGPVEIKEDGRFISILPYDGFKVSYTISFDHPIVKEQSLEIDIDKDSFVNDIAPARTFGFLEEVDNLRKAGLIKGGSLENAIVVSDNEIINKPLRYEDEFVRHKILDLIGDISLLGIPLKGHIIANCSGHSLNIKLARRIDEMMKNKEVIVIGEGGMDIKEILEIIPHRYPFLLVDRILEIEQAKRVVGIKNVTMNEEFFQGHFPGNPVMPGVLIIEAMAQTAGVLLLSEEENRGKLVYLAGLDNVRFRKPVIPGDQIRFEIIPVKIRKKVGIVEGKAYVEGELVAEATLFFSLGG
- a CDS encoding YgiT-type zinc finger protein; its protein translation is MECMYCKGKMVKLTAPFDVNRQGYHILWDALPAWVCTQCGEAYFEGEEVSRIQKAISILERETLFLR
- a CDS encoding DUF4258 domain-containing protein, which produces MISKEEIEKAIFEGEVIEDYPEDPRGHSCLICCYEPPARPIHIVCSPKVEYLAIITAYIPDPTKWSSDFKRRL